The stretch of DNA GATTCGATCGAGGGCGTCACAGAGTCGACCCTGAACCCACCGCTGGGCGAGCGAAAGTTCGTTCTCGAGTTGCTCCAGTTCGTCGAGCAGTTCGAGCAGTTCGTCGAGGTCCTCGGTCTCGGCGGGATCGACGTCGAGCGAGAGGTGTCGACAGGTCGTAATGTCGAAACTGTTGTTCGCAGGATAGGCGCTCTTGCTCGCGAAGCCGTACGGCGAGACGCTCACCTCGAGGCGGACGTTCCGGGCGATGTGAAAGTACTTGCGGCGTTGATCGTCGACCCGGCTTTCGATCAGGCCGGCCTCCTCGAGTTTTCGCAGGTGTTCGATGACGGCCTTGGGACTCACGCCGAGATAGTCGGAGATTTCGGTTACGTAACAGGGTTTCCGGGAGAGTAATCGGAGGATCCGTCGCCGATTCTCGTTTCCCAGTAAATCCAGCAACGCGGCGGAGTCCATCGACCGGAGGTACGGTATCGGTGCTGAAAAGGGTGTCTGCTCACACTGGGTGGTCTTTTAGTGTCCTGGACCGCGATGGGAGCCTTCGCGTCCCGAATCGACGCTATCGATTTCGGGCCGCGTTCGATCAGTTGCTCGCGTTATCGCCGGTTCCCTGGTCCTGGCTCTGCCCTTGCTGCCCATTACCGGGGTTTGTCGGCGGCGCGGCTGTCTCGTCATCTGGGTCCTGTCCGGGCGGTTCATCAGGTTGCCCGCCACCGTTTCCGTTCTGGTTGTTCTCAGGGTCTGGCGTCGTGTCGGTCCCGTTCTGTCCGGGCGGTGTCGACGTACCGGGCTGGCCCGACTGATTGTCGTCGTTGCTCTGTCCCGGCGCCGTTCCGTTCTGTCCGGGCGGTGTTGCGTCCTCGCTCTGTCCGGGCGGTGTTGTGTTTTCGCCCTGTTCGGGTGGTGTTACGTCGTCGCTCTGACCAGGCGGTGTTGCGTCCTCACTCTGTCCGGGTGGCGTCGCGTTCTGTCCACCTCGTTCGTTCGCTCCACCGCGGTCTCCCGGCGGTCCGGCACCCGGTTGCTGTGCGAGTCCAGGAATCGAACGTGCTGCATCGGCCACGTCGGAATCCGCGATATTCGAAGCGTTCGACTGGATCGTCTCGAGACGGTCCTCGTCGATCCCTGCTGCCGTGGCACGGGGTTTCGTCCGCTCGATCTCGCGCTCGAGAGAGTCGATTTCGACTGCCAGTCTGGTCATGCGGGCGCGGTACTCCGCCGACTCGCCACCGGACTCGTTCTCGGCTTTCAGTTCGCGGAGTTCCTCCCGTTCGGTCTCGAGACGGTCGATCTGTTCCTCGAGGTCGTCGGTCCGGTCGGCGACGAGGTCCGATCGCCGGTCGTCGTCCGACCGCTCGTAGCTGGCGTCGAACAGGCCGGACTGGACCGACTGTTCGGCGTCGGCGGCACTGGCCTGCATGAAGGTCGCGATCGTCGCGTTGGCGTCGGACGGTTCCGCGTCCGACTCGGCAGTCGAGTTCGTGGCGGCATCGGCTGCAACCGGCGCGATCGCGAGTCCGACGAGAGCGACGACGGCGAGGAGGGCGACCGTCCGAATCGTAGTCATCACTCGGTCATATCATCGATCCCATTAAAAAGACGAATATTCGTTTGTACGGTTCAGTTGCCTCTATCGACGTTCGAGAACGGAGACAAGCGTTTATACGGCTCGCAGGATCCGCCGTTACGTCTTCTCCGGTTATCGACCCAGTCGACGCTGATTGCAATACTGTTTAAATCTGTTCGCAAATAGTTATCCCTCTCCGGACCATGTGTCTGGTTACCATGTTCGAGGTGTTCTCTCGAAGTTACTATCTCGGACGCCTCTACGTGACGCCGACCGACGAAGACCACGCGTTCATGCACACCGACCAGCATCGACGCATCAACGAAGCGGTGTACGCGACCGGCGAGGGGGTAGAGCGGCTGGATTCGCCGCTGGTGATGAAACTCGAGTCGCGACACTTCCCCGTCCACGGCGACGAGGGCGTCCCGGCGAACACGCTCGCAGTCCCGGAGTCGATGTTAGCGGAGACTGACCTCCAGAATCCGCCCACGCTTCAGGAGGTGTTCCTGGCTCGCCGGGAACGTGCCCGGCAGTTACTGTCGTTCGCCGGTGGCTGGCAGGTCGCGGGTGACGCGTCGACGTCCGATCCCGGCGACGACTATCCGAACGCCGGTACCTAAAAGTACTCTCGCTTCGCCTTTTCGCCCGAATGCTCGACCTCGACGAGTTACTCGGACGCGCGTCGCTCAAAGACCGCATCGACGAACTCGAGGCGGAAAACGATCGGCTGCGAGAACAGTACGAGGCCGAGTCCGACCGCCGGGCAGCGGCGGCCACGGCCAGACAGGAAGCCGAGGAGACGGTCAACCGCCTCGAGGACCGGATCGCCCAGCTCGAGGGTGAACTCGAACGGATCGACGAGGACGCGGACGGCCCGACCGTCGACGTTCGGAGCCGCGAGCAACTGCGTGGGGCTCGACTCGAGGAGGTGCTCGACCGTCTCGAGTCGGTCCGAACCGAGTCGGAGGGTGCGCTGACGGCCGTCGTCGAAGACGGCGTCTCCGATCTCGACGCTCGTATCGAACGCGACCTGACGGAAGCCCTCGGCCACGAGCGGATCGCGCTCGTCGACGACGCCGCCCCCTGCGTGCTCTGTGTCGACGACGCCGGGATCGTCTCGGTCGCCCTCGACCCACCTGCTTTCCCCGGTAGCGAATCCGCCTGGAACGATCGGTTTACCCTCGATCGCGAGTGGTTCCAGCCGATCGGTAGCCACGCGCTCGCGCTCGTCCGGACGGACCTGTTCGCCGTCGGCATCTACGACGGCGACGAGCGACTCGAGTTCCACGGCTTCGAGAGCGACGTGAAGGGAAGCCACTCGAAAGGTGGCTTCTCGCAGGCGCGGTTCGAACGAATTCGGGACGAACAGATCGACGATCACCTCGAGCAGGCCACGGAAACGCTCGAGGAACGCGTCGCGGGTGAGGTCGATCGACTCTACCTGACGGGTCAACGCGGCGTCGTCGACACGCTCGCCGAGGAGACGACGGTCGAACCCACGCCGGCAGCGACTGCGGCAGTCGACGCCACCGGAAAGCCGGAACCGGCGCTCGAGGACGCCTACCGATCGTTCTGGACGACGGAACTGCAGGTTCTGTAGCTTCTCGATCACGCCGATTCGCCCTAGAACCGGCAAGATACGTCCGCCAGCGAACCGGAGAGCACCCTTAAGTACTCCCTGGTCCATGTCCCCGATATGCGCGTCGCAATACTCGCCCACGAGAAGTTTCCGGGCCGGGCAAAGACGGCACTCGGCGTACTCCGGTATGCCGACTACGAGGCCGTCGCAGTCCTCGACCGAGAATCCGCAGGTAGCCGCGTCTCAGACCACGTTCCCGACGTCCAAGACGCCCCGATCGTCGAGGGGATGGACGACCTCGAGGCCGACGAGGTCGACGCCCTGCTGATCGGCATCGCGCCGATCGGCGGCGGCTTCGACGAGAGCTGGCGGTCGGACGTCAGGACCGCACTCGAGTACGGCTGTGACGTCATCTCTGGTCTGCACTACTTCCTCGAAGACGACGAGGAGTTCGTCGAACTCGCCGAGGAGAACGGCTGTGAACTCCGGGACGTCCGCAAACCCGACGACGATCTGACGGTCGCCGAAGGGATCGCCGGCGACGTCGACGCCGAGGTCATCACGACCGTCGGCACCGACTGCTCGGTCGGCAAGATGACCGTCTCGATGCGCCTCGCCCGCGACGCTCGCGAGGCCGGCTACGACGTCGGCGTGATCCCGACCGGCCAGACCGGGATCATGATCGAGGGCTGGGGGAACCCGATCGACCGCGTCGTGTCGGACTTCACCGCCGGCGCGGTCGAGGAGATGATCGTCGAGAAAGGCGACGAACACGACTACCTGATCGTCGAGGGGCAGGGCAGTATCGTCCACCCCGCCTACTCCGCGGTCACCTGTGGCATCCTCCACGGCTCGATGCCGGACAAGCTCGTCCTCTGTCACGATGCCGGCCGCGAGGTCGTCCACGGCTACGAGTCGTTCGACCTCCCCTCGATCCCGACGTACGTCGACCTCTACGAGAACCTCTCGGCACCCGTTGCCGAGGCGGAGGTCGTCGCCGGTGCGCTCAACACGTCCGATCTCGAGGACGATGCGGCCCGGGAAGCGGTCGACGAGTACGCCGACGCACTCGGTGCGCCGGCGACCGACGTCATCCGTCACGACACCGACGAGATCCTGGAGGTGATCCTCGAATGACGCTCGAGACCTCCTTCCAGCGCCACACCCTGCCGCTCGAGTTCCCGTTCACGATTTCGCGTGGCACGTCGACCGAGACCGACGTCGTCACCGTCCGTATCGAGGACGACGAAGGGACGGTCGGCGTCGGCGGTGCCGGACCGTCCGCTCACTACGGCGAGACGGCGGATACCGTCGAGGCCGTCCTGCCGGACCTCCTGTCGGTCGTCGAAGACGTCGACGACCCACACCAGCTCGGCCGTATCGAGCGCCGGATGCGCGAGACCGTCGAGCGAAACCCCGCCGCTCGATGTGCCGTCAGCATCGCACTCCACGACCTCGTCACCAAGCGTCTTGGCGTCTCACTGTACGAGTACTGGGGACTCGATCCCGTCGACACCGTCGAGAGCTCCTACACCATCGGGATCGACGACACGGAGACGATGCGGGAGAAGACCGAACTCGCGCTCGAGCGCGGCTACACCACGCTGAAAGTCAAACTCGGCACCGACCGCGACATCGAGATCGTCGAGACGATTCGTGACGTCGCTCCCGCCGAGGACGTCCGGCTGTACGTCGACGCAAACGAGGCCTGGACGCCCCGCGAAGCGGTCCGGAAGATCGAGAAGCTGGCAGCCTACGACCTCGAGTTCGTCGAACAGCCCGTCCCCGCCGAGAACCCCGAGGGGCTCCAGTTCGTCTACGAGCGCGCAGCACTACCGATCGCGGCCGACGAGTCCTGTATCACCGTCGAGGACGTCCCACAGATCGCGAACCGCTGTGACATCGCGAACCTGAAACTGATGAAGTGTGGCGGACTCCGGGAGGCGAAACGGATCATCCACGCCGCCCGCGCCCACGGCCTGCAGGTCATGTGTGGCTGTATGAGCGAGTCCAACGCCTCGATCGCGGCGGCCTGTCACCTCGCGCCGATGCTCGACTACGCCGACCTCGACGGCTCTCTGCTGCTCGACGACGACCCCTACGACGGCGTGGCGATGCCCGGCGGCCGTATCGACCTCGAGAGTCTCGACCGATCCGGTACCGGCGCCGTCCTCGAGTAAGCGAATCGTTTCGTTCGGCCGTGCATTCATCCCCCTCGCTGTCGTGGTCGAGTCTATGAGGTTCACGCTTACTGACGAGCAGGCGGCGTTCCGGGATACGGTACGGGAGTTCGCGACCGAGGAGATCGAACCGCGTGCAAGCGAACTGGATCGCAACGAGGAGTATCCTGCAGAGATTCTCGACTCGCTGGGCGAGATGGGACTGGCCGGACTCACGCTCTCGGAGGAGCACGGCGGCGAGGGCGGCGACCTGGTCGATCTCGTGCTCGCGATAGAGGAACTGTCGGCCGCGATGATGCCCGTCGCGAGCGCGCTCGCCCTGCATCTCGGCGTGGCGACGGTCGTCGAACGGTTCGGCACCGACGAGCAGGCCGAACGATTCTTACCGGAGATGAGCCGATTCGAGACCGTCGGGGCGCTCGGACTGAGCGAGGAGGAGGCCGGCAGCGACAAACTGTCGATGGAGACGACCGCCGAACGGGACGGCGACGAGTGGGTTCTCGACGGTCACAAACGCTGGGTGACGAACTTCCTCGATGCGGACGTCGTCCTCACCTACGCCAGGACGGGTCCCGACGAGGACGCGCCGCACAACATCAGCGCGTTTCTCGTCCCGACCGAGGCGTTCGAGGTCGATCACGTCTGGGAGACGCTCGGCGCTCGCAGCGTCAAGTCGCCGAAGGTTACTCTTGCGGACGTTCGCGTCCCAGACGATCGACGAATCGGGTCGGTGGGCGAGGCGTACGTCCAGCGGAGTCGGGTCGACGTCGGCGTGAACGTCCCGGCACGAGCAGTTGGCCTCGCTCGAGCGGCGCTCGAGGATGCCGTCGAACACGTGACCGACCGCCGGCAGTTCGACGAGCGGATCGGCGACTTCCAGGGGGTCCGCTGGGAACTCGCGGAGATGTCTTCGCAGGTCGACGCTGCACGGCTGTTGACGCTTCGAGCGGCCGATCTCGCGGATCGCGGACGCGACGCGGGCCAGGCGATGAGCACTGCGAAATTCTACGCCACCGAAGCCGCCGTCGACGTCACGAACGACGCCCTCCAGTTACACGGCGGCGTCGGCTACACCGCTGCCAGCGACGTCGAACGCTACCTGCGGGACGCGCGCCTGCTGACGATCGCCGGCGGCCCCAACGCCCTCCACCGGGACACGGTCGCCGACGCCGTTCTCGAGTGAGCCGTCGAGTTAGCGGGGGACACTGTCAGCCCGACCGCCAACATGGTTTACAACGGCGGTCGATGTCGAACGGGCCTGCACATGGACGATCGACGCGACCGCCGGCGGGTTACCCGTCGGACACTGTTGCGGGCATCGGCGGGGACGGTGACGCTGGCAGCGGCAGGGTCGAGTTCGGCCGCAGCCACGGGCGAGGGGCGCGACCGGGCGCTGTTCGAGCGACGCTGTCCCGAGGCGACGCTCGAGCCGAGTATGGGTTACTGTGAGGGCGCGAGCACCGAGGGCTGTGCCGACGACCATCCCGTTACGGTTGCCCTCCAGCGGGAGGTCCGGGAGACGCTCGAAACCGAGTATCCGGACGTCGGCGCGCTGGTCGACGCGGGCTTTAAACCCTACTTCGACACGCTCGACGGGGACGACGACGGCTGGTCGCACTGGCTGAGTCCGGAGTACATCGGTGACGACGCGGTGCTCGATCCCGAACGCCCGGAGTCGGTGCTCGTGGACAACGACTCCTGGCGCTCGATCGGCGTGATGTTTATCGCGACGCGCGACGGGGAACCGGTCGACCCGCCAGCGGTGTACGAGGAGACCGACGACGAGGACGATCCGTGGGGGACAGAAGAGTCGGACTGGGACGACGACCTCGAGTCTTCGGTAGACGCCGATAACGACGAGCACCATCACGACGATCGGGATCGCGACCACGAAGACGACCACGGACACGGCCACGATCACGGGGAGCCTCCTGCCGACGACCCGGACCGCTGTTCTCCGTGGCACTACCATTCCGGGCTTCCCGGCCGGTTCGCCTGGTGGTTCTACCAGAAAGTCTACGAACGGAGTTTCGCCGACGGCGATGTCCGACTCCCCTGTCGGACC from Natronobacterium texcoconense encodes:
- a CDS encoding ArsR/SmtB family transcription factor translates to MDSAALLDLLGNENRRRILRLLSRKPCYVTEISDYLGVSPKAVIEHLRKLEEAGLIESRVDDQRRKYFHIARNVRLEVSVSPYGFASKSAYPANNSFDITTCRHLSLDVDPAETEDLDELLELLDELEQLENELSLAQRWVQGRLCDALDRISESVGAGPESRIYADVLASVRTEPKSVGELSRDVDAPREVIAELLEAMADNGVVQRTKRGWELNS
- a CDS encoding DUF5802 family protein, producing MFEVFSRSYYLGRLYVTPTDEDHAFMHTDQHRRINEAVYATGEGVERLDSPLVMKLESRHFPVHGDEGVPANTLAVPESMLAETDLQNPPTLQEVFLARRERARQLLSFAGGWQVAGDASTSDPGDDYPNAGT
- a CDS encoding Vms1/Ankzf1 family peptidyl-tRNA hydrolase; translated protein: MLDLDELLGRASLKDRIDELEAENDRLREQYEAESDRRAAAATARQEAEETVNRLEDRIAQLEGELERIDEDADGPTVDVRSREQLRGARLEEVLDRLESVRTESEGALTAVVEDGVSDLDARIERDLTEALGHERIALVDDAAPCVLCVDDAGIVSVALDPPAFPGSESAWNDRFTLDREWFQPIGSHALALVRTDLFAVGIYDGDERLEFHGFESDVKGSHSKGGFSQARFERIRDEQIDDHLEQATETLEERVAGEVDRLYLTGQRGVVDTLAEETTVEPTPAATAAVDATGKPEPALEDAYRSFWTTELQVL
- a CDS encoding DUF1611 domain-containing protein, producing the protein MRVAILAHEKFPGRAKTALGVLRYADYEAVAVLDRESAGSRVSDHVPDVQDAPIVEGMDDLEADEVDALLIGIAPIGGGFDESWRSDVRTALEYGCDVISGLHYFLEDDEEFVELAEENGCELRDVRKPDDDLTVAEGIAGDVDAEVITTVGTDCSVGKMTVSMRLARDAREAGYDVGVIPTGQTGIMIEGWGNPIDRVVSDFTAGAVEEMIVEKGDEHDYLIVEGQGSIVHPAYSAVTCGILHGSMPDKLVLCHDAGREVVHGYESFDLPSIPTYVDLYENLSAPVAEAEVVAGALNTSDLEDDAAREAVDEYADALGAPATDVIRHDTDEILEVILE
- a CDS encoding dipeptide epimerase — translated: MTLETSFQRHTLPLEFPFTISRGTSTETDVVTVRIEDDEGTVGVGGAGPSAHYGETADTVEAVLPDLLSVVEDVDDPHQLGRIERRMRETVERNPAARCAVSIALHDLVTKRLGVSLYEYWGLDPVDTVESSYTIGIDDTETMREKTELALERGYTTLKVKLGTDRDIEIVETIRDVAPAEDVRLYVDANEAWTPREAVRKIEKLAAYDLEFVEQPVPAENPEGLQFVYERAALPIAADESCITVEDVPQIANRCDIANLKLMKCGGLREAKRIIHAARAHGLQVMCGCMSESNASIAAACHLAPMLDYADLDGSLLLDDDPYDGVAMPGGRIDLESLDRSGTGAVLE
- a CDS encoding acyl-CoA dehydrogenase family protein, which gives rise to MRFTLTDEQAAFRDTVREFATEEIEPRASELDRNEEYPAEILDSLGEMGLAGLTLSEEHGGEGGDLVDLVLAIEELSAAMMPVASALALHLGVATVVERFGTDEQAERFLPEMSRFETVGALGLSEEEAGSDKLSMETTAERDGDEWVLDGHKRWVTNFLDADVVLTYARTGPDEDAPHNISAFLVPTEAFEVDHVWETLGARSVKSPKVTLADVRVPDDRRIGSVGEAYVQRSRVDVGVNVPARAVGLARAALEDAVEHVTDRRQFDERIGDFQGVRWELAEMSSQVDAARLLTLRAADLADRGRDAGQAMSTAKFYATEAAVDVTNDALQLHGGVGYTAASDVERYLRDARLLTIAGGPNALHRDTVADAVLE